The sequence CGATCTTTCTCCTTCTCATTTAGGACACGAAACATTACGAATCTGGTTCCCTTCGTTATCTTACCATCTCTAGACGAAGGAAAACGAAAAGGAGCACGGAAACCACCTGCTGGAGAACCAACATCAAAACGTGGCATCTCATTTTTTAATCTCGCATGCGTCTTCCGATATTTTCACACGCATATCGCTTAAGGTTTCCAAGTCATGCCGCTTCTGTAGCTTGGAATCACGATTCGCTTTTCTCGtagaagaatttcaaattaaatgtAAGTATATCTCGAAAGGACTGATCGGAAGCGGATGACTGCTGGGTTGCACCTTTGTCTCGCATATTCATAAATCTTCTTCTGTAAATGGTGTCGCGATACGTTTCCTCGCTTCGAACTCTCTTGTCTCTTTTCGTGTTACCGTGTTGTCGGAGGATTTTCAGCTTGATTCTCGTAATAACGCTCGCGTTTCGCTCCGTAGATCACCAATTTTACCATAAATGGGCGCTGCTGACGGATCCGGACGACGTGGCCGGCGGTCCAAAGGGTTATTTAAAGTGCGACATAAGCGTGATCGGGAAAGGCGACACCGTGAAAATTCCGCCAAAGAGCGAGAAAGACGAGGACGATATCGAGGGGAATCTTCTGCTTCCGGACGGTGTGCCTATCGAGAGACAAAGGGCAAAGTTTATCGTAAAGGTGTACAGGGCCGATGGGCTGCCGAAGATGAACAGCAGCATCATGGCGAACGTGAAGAAAGCCTTTACAGGGGAAATCAAGGATCTCGTCGATCCTTACGTTCAAGTGTCCTTCGCTGGATTGACGGTAAGATCAATCGAATTCGATTCCGTTTATTCCGACAACTAGCCCCTTTGCTCTTGAAATATTGCGACGCTTTATTTACAAGTCTAAGGAAAAGTTTTCGCAACGATAACTTAATTCGAATCGTATACGTTGGCTGTACGTGACAAGTGATCATTGTACTTTTTGATGGCACATAAAATGAAAACTTACGGTTGTCGCACATTTATGTCACCGGTCTCTCATGAGAAATCTCGAGTATTTGCTTAGGCGAGGCTAAGATTTATTTTATCGATTCGACGCGTGTACTTTTAAAAAGATTTCCCGTCTACTCAACGGTCGTAAACGAATTGGCTTAACTTTCAAAATAAACGAATCGTTCCTCGCGAATAAACATAGTTCGCAAATTGACAAAGTTTTAAACAAGTTCCTTACGCGATCCAGGGCAAAACAAGCGTTAAACGGCACAGTTACGCGCCAGTTTGGAACGAGCAAATCGTTTTCTCGGAAATGTTCCCACCCCTTTGTCAAAGGATTAAAATCCAGCTGTGCGACAACGATCCGGTACACGCTACAGTGATCGGTACTCATTTCGTCGATTTGAAACAAATCAGCAACGACGGGGAGAAAGGTTTTCTACCCACATTCGGACCGGCGTTCATTCACTTTTATGGAAGCATCCGAGATTATAGTCTCATCGATCAACATTCAACCCTGAACGTTGGACTGGGCGAAGGAATCTCTTACAGAGCAAGGTATTTGCTCGGTTTTGTGTATTTATGAATTATGTCTTTTACTTCTTTTCGCCAGAAAATTAaagatgaaatgaaatttcgaagGTCTCAATTTCGAATAAATTGATTCTGTTATTTCAGATTACTAATAGCAATCAGAACGGAAATAAGCGACAACATCGAAATAGCTCAGTCGGAGGTTGAAGTCGAGCCTACGGTGCCCATCAATGAATTAGCTTACGCAAGGAACGAAGAATTCTTCCTGTTCGCCACGATAATGGACGCCACGATGATCGATAAGAAGCTCGGAGATAAACCGATGTACTTCGAGTTATCCATAGGAAACGCGGGCAACGCTTTGGATGGTCACAACGAAAGCTCCAAAGTAAGCAATAGGGAAACTAAGGGGCGGGAAGGGTTGGAAGGTACGAATTATCGATGAATAAACCGAACCGCGTGACCGATTGACCGAATAACCGAAGAacgatgaataattaaaacaaagttTATTTTGTTAACTTTGTTTTTCTCTTACAATCAATTACGATAAACTCGTTTTCTCTTAATTACGATAAAAGTTGGAAATTGGAAATAATGAATTTGTCGGTGACAGATGTGCGAGCTGGGACCAAAAAGTGGAACCAGCGGAGACCAAGAAGAATTGCAGGAAGTGTTGAGCGGATCATGGCAGAGCACCACTCCAGCTTCCAAACCGATGACAcacgataaaatttattatttcttaccCTACTGGGACGACAAACCTTGTCTCCACGTTAGGAGCATCTGGCCTGACTACAGGCGTAGAATGTACAACAGTAATATCATTGGTAAAATTGCTGACAAACTGGTAAgtcaaagaaagaaattatttcatcgCCAGTTGATCGAATCTAATTTACAATCACCATCCGGTTTTCGATCTCCATCAGGAAGAAGGATTGTCAGAGACGCAGTTGCACGTGGACGATTGCTCCGGTgagaaaatattaaagtcCACCCTGGAGGAATTGAGCAGCAATTGCAATCGATACGTGAGTATCAGCAAATCAAGCCTCACTGGACCGGGGGTTGGAAAAACGAAGCTCGATAAAGAAAGAACGAAGCTGTGTCAAAGGGAACTGGAGAATATTGGAATCATGTCGAGGAATCTCAAAGCGGTGGTCACTAAAAGTAGCTTCAAGGAAAGATTGAAGACTGCTCAGGGTTACCTGCAGAAATTAAAGTTTCTTCTCGAGGATGTGAGTATCGGACTCTGTCGAAAATAAAAGGGCTCTTTCATTCTGGGTTTATTAGTTacgtatttttatattttaaaacgcTTTGATCCTTCCGTATTAAAAGGTAGTCACTTTTCAGCCTCAAGATTCTTTGCCGGATGTTTTTGTTTGGGTGATCAGTTCCGGAAGAAGGGTGGCTTATCAAAGAATACCTGGGAGAGATTTGATCTACTCTATCGTCGACGAGGAGTGCGGCAAGTCTTGCGGCAAAGTGCAAACGATGTTTCTCAAAGTATGTCAGTTTCGATTTTTAGCGACTAAATGTCTAGCCGCTTACCAACGTCGTTAGCCTATGACCTGTCATCTACTTTCTCTTAATCCCCTTAATTTCTTTACTCTCTAATCACTCCCCTCTCTCTGCTCGTTACATCTCTCTTACTTCGCTTTCAAATAACCGGATGAACTTTACCTCGCTATTTTTTTCTACCACCTGTTGTACTTTGACCCTTTAAATCCGCTTTCTCTCTTCCCTCTTCTATCCGTCTATTTACctatctaattttatttacaccTCGTTCACGAGTGCTTCTAAGATCGTAATAGCGTTGTAATTGACGTAGCGTATCGGCAGCTTCCAGGTAAAAAGAGATTCGGGCCTTCCGGCTGGGCGATACAaacgaaattgcaaatttacaTGTGGATGGGTATCTTGAAGCACAAAAAGTACTTTATCCAAGGTTTACCAAAGGGATACGAGATCAGTCACGAGGTGAAAAACGTGGACCGACCTCGTGCTCTACCGCCTACCATTATTCATTACGTCGAGAAACACGTAGGTGGCCGATTTTTCTTCGGTAACGAATAGAAACAAGTTTCATAGGACTAAATttgtttgtaataattatatcgAGTAGAAGTTCGAGTTAAGAGCGCATATGTATCAAGCCCGATCTTTGATCGGCAGCGATGCATCCGGTCTTTCCGATCCATTCGCTAGAGTAATATGCGGCGAGTTTTGCAAGTCTACGCAAGTGATCGACGAAACTTTGAGCCCCACCTGGGACGAGCTTCTACTTTTCGACGACATTTTGATCTACGGCACTGCCGAAGAGATAAAAAAGGATCCACCATCGATCGTCATCGAGATCTTCGATCAGGATAAAGTGGTACGTCCGAAAGATcgtagaatttcattttattttccaagTTCTGCCTATTCTTCTATTTAGTCGTCCCGATACAAGTTTACAGATATTAAACGCATCgatttttatcttcttctGATTCTCTTTTTACAGAGTCATTTTGTTACTATGGACATAACACTGCATGAGGACTCTGCTTTAACAGTTTGTATACAATATATACGACATTCATACGGTATCGAATCACACGATTCACTACATGCCACACAACTCGATCACCATAGGTAACACGTATACGCACGAAACATGCTGTCAACTTATTCTTTTTTTGGTATCGAACAGTGTATCATTgcgtaggcgtttagtggagggggaaGTCTCCCCGGGCACCCTTAGTTCGGGCGACCGCTAGGTGGCAGCGGGATTGAACCCGTTCTCGCTAGCGGTCCCCCGGCATGCGATTATAGGCGCCTGGGGCAGACGATCCCGAAACGAAacgttattatttaaatttattgtttCACAACATATCCGTCATCTATTAGCAAGGACGTACATGATTTGAAAAGAATCTTTTTTCGATAATTGGtgaaaattgttaaaagaTTGCAAGACGAACCGGTGACGTTTCAGGGAAAATCAGAGTACATAGGACGAGCTGTCGCGCGACCTCACGTAAAACTCGCCTCGGAATCTTACACTCCACCAGAATTTCCACCGTCGTTGGAATGGTACGACGTGAGCAGAGGTGCGGCAAGAGCTGGCGAGCTCCTCGCTGTTTTCGAATTGCTCGAATATCCTTCAACGAAGGATTACGGTTTTCCAACGTTACCAGACCCGAAGGAAAGATTGCCGCAAACGACCACCTCTCTCCTGGACCAAGGACCTATGTTTCCGGTACCGGTTGGCATCCGGCCGACCCTATCGAAGTATCGGTAAGTAGCGTCGATGCAGgggaaaataattaacatccTTCGAGCTATCTGGCTATCTGTCGCAGAATCGAGGTTTTGTTCTGGGGTTTGCGAGACCTGAAGAGGATACACTTGATGACCGTGGACAAGCCTCGCGTGGACGTCGAATGTGCCGGTCACATCCTCTACTCTTCGGTTATAGCGAACGCGAAGAAGAACCCAAACTTCAACACGCCGATCAAATTTTTGGAACTCGAGCTACCGGAACAGGAATTGTATCGTCCGCCGTTAACGATCAGAGCTGTCGACTGTAGAAGCTTCGGACGGTACACTCTGGTCGGCACCCATACGATTAACTCCATTCACAAATACATGTACTGTCCGCAAACGAAGAAGGCCAAGGATGCCGAGGATCGTAAGAAGAATCTCTATCAATTACAGCAATACACGGCAGGTTTCGACACATCGAAAACGAAATATCATCAGAGTTCTCTACCAGAGTCTTTGACAGACGTCGAGTTCAGTAACGGAGACACGACCATTACCTTAGGTTTAGAGCTGGCTTGGCCAACGAAGAGAGACAAGACGGAACAGAACATACGAAAGAAGCAAAGCTTGGTCAACGATCAAAGCACAGGTGATTTCTCGAACTTCGATGACGAGGACGGCTGCCAGGACTGGTGGACGAAGTACTTCGCCTCGGTCGAGGCGATGATAGAAGAGAACAAAGAACTCCGTAAGGAGAAACCAATGTTCCCTGCCCAATCAAACGGCACCGTGCCGATGTATTTGGAGGAGAATTACTCTCAAGCTCAAATGAACCTCTCGGGTGAGAGGAGTCCCGGCGTTGCCACGAAGAAACTGTTCGGCCTAAAATCCACCGCGAACGCGGCGAGGTTCGTCTCGAAGATCAGTCCGAAGCAAACGTATCAGAAATTCCCGAAGACGgcgttgttgaaaatttatccGAACGAATTGGAGGCTCAGCCACAATTCGAACAATTCAAGGAATGGTTGCACACGTTCGAGTTGTATCGAGGAAAGAAAACCGGCGACGAGCCCGAAGACGAGTCCAGGATAGTTGGAAGCTTCAAGGGTGCTTTGAAGGTTTACAAATGGCCTCTTCCCAGGGACTTGATTGATCATACGGTGATGGGATTCGATCCCCAGTACGGTTTCTTTCAAGGTGTACCATCGAACGAACCGATCCACGTCCTGGTGCGAGTCTACATCGTCAAAGCTAACGATCTTCATCCTTGCGACTTGAACGGCAAGGCAGATCCTTACGTTGTTCTACAATTGGGCGGCAAAAGAATCAGCGACAAGGAACATTACGTCTCGAAACAACTTAATCCTGTATTTGGCAAGTACGTACCGATCGATCTTTCGATACCCGAGGACGTAATATCTTTATCCTGTCATTTATTTCCAAGGTGTTTCGAGGTAGAAGCAACCTTTCCCCAGGACTCGTTGCTAACCGTTCAAGTCTTAGACTGGGACTTGGTCGGTGCAGACGACATGATCGGTGAAACGAAGATCGATTTGGAGAACCGATTCTACAGCAGGCACCGTGCCACCTGCGGTTTAGCCAAGAAATACGACGAGTGAGTTTCCAACTTGGAACGTTTACCTGATAAATTAATCTACGTTCCTGCTATGGAAACATTTCGTACGATTCGAAAGATATCGTTCCGGAGATCCGACATAGTTATTGAAATTGAAGTATTCCAGATCCGGTTACAACAAGTGGAGAGAC comes from Osmia bicornis bicornis chromosome 4, iOsmBic2.1, whole genome shotgun sequence and encodes:
- the LOC114881269 gene encoding otoferlin-like isoform X1 — its product is MALVVTVKNFQGLKYRGDKVVKVDFRGVSHYSKCLEENGDHIAVEESFIWNLGRPVDEAEVLQLTVVSRGVLRNEKVLAKYGLVLQTVAREGRIVITDSLVDLNNKPLPAVVCFEIRYNPPDGSCSPSEIMEPSEIMEDEQQMLIDIEQNIANLEKCLDQANSGSGSGKRKGSWHSPEKSSRRGFLQRGSSLSAAEKSPERKSRSSTLKSMRSFMKLGKQRPPRTRSCDSGSDTRELLDRRDSSCATSNEPSRANSMTSLESNASDYDSQVSANPSEPQEAIARPAKKPKPKTTDTGQTALKAQDYQVCITIIEARQLAGLNMDPVVCVQIGDQRKYTSVKESTNCPYYNEYFVFDFHMPPVMLFDKIITLSVQQSRNLLRANLTLGIFKLDIATVWAQPDHQFYHKWALLTDPDDVAGGPKGYLKCDISVIGKGDTVKIPPKSEKDEDDIEGNLLLPDGVPIERQRAKFIVKVYRADGLPKMNSSIMANVKKAFTGEIKDLVDPYVQVSFAGLTGKTSVKRHSYAPVWNEQIVFSEMFPPLCQRIKIQLCDNDPVHATVIGTHFVDLKQISNDGEKGFLPTFGPAFIHFYGSIRDYSLIDQHSTLNVGLGEGISYRARLLIAIRTEISDNIEIAQSEVEVEPTVPINELAYARNEEFFLFATIMDATMIDKKLGDKPMYFELSIGNAGNALDGHNESSKMCELGPKSGTSGDQEELQEVLSGSWQSTTPASKPMTHDKIYYFLPYWDDKPCLHVRSIWPDYRRRMYNSNIIGKIADKLEEGLSETQLHVDDCSGEKILKSTLEELSSNCNRYVSISKSSLTGPGVGKTKLDKERTKLCQRELENIGIMSRNLKAVVTKSSFKERLKTAQGYLQKLKFLLEDPQDSLPDVFVWVISSGRRVAYQRIPGRDLIYSIVDEECGKSCGKVQTMFLKLPGKKRFGPSGWAIQTKLQIYMWMGILKHKKYFIQGLPKGYEISHEVKNVDRPRALPPTIIHYVEKHKFELRAHMYQARSLIGSDASGLSDPFARVICGEFCKSTQVIDETLSPTWDELLLFDDILIYGTAEEIKKDPPSIVIEIFDQDKVSHFVTMDITLHEDSALTGKSEYIGRAVARPHVKLASESYTPPEFPPSLEWYDVSRGAARAGELLAVFELLEYPSTKDYGFPTLPDPKERLPQTTTSLLDQGPMFPVPVGIRPTLSKYRIEVLFWGLRDLKRIHLMTVDKPRVDVECAGHILYSSVIANAKKNPNFNTPIKFLELELPEQELYRPPLTIRAVDCRSFGRYTLVGTHTINSIHKYMYCPQTKKAKDAEDRKKNLYQLQQYTAGFDTSKTKYHQSSLPESLTDVEFSNGDTTITLGLELAWPTKRDKTEQNIRKKQSLVNDQSTGDFSNFDDEDGCQDWWTKYFASVEAMIEENKELRKEKPMFPAQSNGTVPMYLEENYSQAQMNLSGERSPGVATKKLFGLKSTANAARFVSKISPKQTYQKFPKTALLKIYPNELEAQPQFEQFKEWLHTFELYRGKKTGDEPEDESRIVGSFKGALKVYKWPLPRDLIDHTVMGFDPQYGFFQGVPSNEPIHVLVRVYIVKANDLHPCDLNGKADPYVVLQLGGKRISDKEHYVSKQLNPVFGKCFEVEATFPQDSLLTVQVLDWDLVGADDMIGETKIDLENRFYSRHRATCGLAKKYDESGYNKWRDAMKPTQILSKLCKEGKVDGPVYSHGKVTIGRKTFSLSNEEMEFYVHTKGIEEQLALAVLHQWHNFPRFGCALVPEHVETRPLYNPEKPGIEQGKLEMWVDMFPMDMPSPGASIDISPRKPKSYELRIIIWNTDDVVLEDDAFFTGEKMSDIYVKGWLKGPEDCQSTDIHYRSLTGEGNFNWRFIFPFDYLVAEEKIVINRKESLFSWDETECKIPARLELQVWDADHFSADDFLGAITLDLNRFPRGAKNSKLCTLSMLKTDGTVPTVNIFKQKRIKGWWPFYVKKENEDMELTGKVEAEIHLLTKEEAEKNPAGYGRNEPDPLDKPKRPDASFMWFLNPLKSIKYIVWHNYKWAILKAFVTIGLIALVLLFFYAIPGYSVKKLLGA
- the LOC114881269 gene encoding otoferlin-like isoform X2, with the translated sequence MALVVTVKNFQGLKYRGDKVVKVDFRGVSHYSKCLEENGDHIAVEESFIWNLGRPVDEAEVLQLTVVSRGVLRNEKVLAKYGLVLQTVAREGRIVITDSLVDLNNKPLPAVVCFEIRYNPPDGSCSPSEIMEPSEIMEDEQQMLIDIEQNIANLEKCLDQANSGSGSGKRKGSWHSPEKSSRRGFLQRGSSLSAAEKSPERKSRSSTLKSMRSFMKLGKQRPPRTRSCDSGSDTRELLDRRDSSCATSNEPSRANSMTSLESNASDYDSQVSANPSEPQEAIARPAKKPKPKTTDTGQTALKAQDYQVCITIIEARQLAGLNMDPVVCVQIGDQRKYTSVKESTNCPYYNEYFVFDFHMPPVMLFDKIITLSVQQSRNLLRANLTLGIFKLDIATVWAQPDHQFYHKWALLTDPDDVAGGPKGYLKCDISVIGKGDTVKIPPKSEKDEDDIEGNLLLPDGVPIERQRAKFIVKVYRADGLPKMNSSIMANVKKAFTGEIKDLVDPYVQVSFAGLTGKTSVKRHSYAPVWNEQIVFSEMFPPLCQRIKIQLCDNDPVHATVIGTHFVDLKQISNDGEKGFLPTFGPAFIHFYGSIRDYSLIDQHSTLNVGLGEGISYRARLLIAIRTEISDNIEIAQSEVEVEPTVPINELAYARNEEFFLFATIMDATMIDKKLGDKPMYFELSIGNAGNALDGHNESSKMCELGPKSGTSGDQEELQEVLSGSWQSTTPASKPMTHDKIYYFLPYWDDKPCLHVRSIWPDYRRRMYNSNIIGKIADKLEEGLSETQLHVDDCSGEKILKSTLEELSSNCNRYVSISKSSLTGPGVGKTKLDKERTKLCQRELENIGIMSRNLKAVVTKSSFKERLKTAQGYLQKLKFLLEDPQDSLPDVFVWVISSGRRVAYQRIPGRDLIYSIVDEECGKSCGKVQTMFLKLPGKKRFGPSGWAIQTKLQIYMWMGILKHKKYFIQGLPKGYEISHEVKNVDRPRALPPTIIHYVEKHKFELRAHMYQARSLIGSDASGLSDPFARVICGEFCKSTQVIDETLSPTWDELLLFDDILIYGTAEEIKKDPPSIVIEIFDQDKVGKSEYIGRAVARPHVKLASESYTPPEFPPSLEWYDVSRGAARAGELLAVFELLEYPSTKDYGFPTLPDPKERLPQTTTSLLDQGPMFPVPVGIRPTLSKYRIEVLFWGLRDLKRIHLMTVDKPRVDVECAGHILYSSVIANAKKNPNFNTPIKFLELELPEQELYRPPLTIRAVDCRSFGRYTLVGTHTINSIHKYMYCPQTKKAKDAEDRKKNLYQLQQYTAGFDTSKTKYHQSSLPESLTDVEFSNGDTTITLGLELAWPTKRDKTEQNIRKKQSLVNDQSTGDFSNFDDEDGCQDWWTKYFASVEAMIEENKELRKEKPMFPAQSNGTVPMYLEENYSQAQMNLSGERSPGVATKKLFGLKSTANAARFVSKISPKQTYQKFPKTALLKIYPNELEAQPQFEQFKEWLHTFELYRGKKTGDEPEDESRIVGSFKGALKVYKWPLPRDLIDHTVMGFDPQYGFFQGVPSNEPIHVLVRVYIVKANDLHPCDLNGKADPYVVLQLGGKRISDKEHYVSKQLNPVFGKCFEVEATFPQDSLLTVQVLDWDLVGADDMIGETKIDLENRFYSRHRATCGLAKKYDESGYNKWRDAMKPTQILSKLCKEGKVDGPVYSHGKVTIGRKTFSLSNEEMEFYVHTKGIEEQLALAVLHQWHNFPRFGCALVPEHVETRPLYNPEKPGIEQGKLEMWVDMFPMDMPSPGASIDISPRKPKSYELRIIIWNTDDVVLEDDAFFTGEKMSDIYVKGWLKGPEDCQSTDIHYRSLTGEGNFNWRFIFPFDYLVAEEKIVINRKESLFSWDETECKIPARLELQVWDADHFSADDFLGAITLDLNRFPRGAKNSKLCTLSMLKTDGTVPTVNIFKQKRIKGWWPFYVKKENEDMELTGKVEAEIHLLTKEEAEKNPAGYGRNEPDPLDKPKRPDASFMWFLNPLKSIKYIVWHNYKWAILKAFVTIGLIALVLLFFYAIPGYSVKKLLGA
- the LOC114881269 gene encoding otoferlin-like isoform X4, producing the protein MALVVTVKNFQGLKYRGDKVVKVDFRGVSHYSKCLEENGDHIAVEESFIWNLGRPVDEAEVLQLTVVSRGVLRNEKVLAKYGLVLQTVAREGRIVITDSLVDLNNKPLPAVVCFEIRYNPPDGSCSPSEIMEPSEIMEDEQQMLIDIEQNIANLEKCLDQANSGSGSGKRKGSWHSPEKSSRRGFLQRGSSLSAAEKSPERKSRSSTLKSMRSFMKLGKQRPPRTRSCDSGSDTRELLDRRDSSCATSNEPSRANSMTSLESNASDYDSQVSANPSEPQEAIARPAKKPKPKTTDTGQTALKAQDYQVCITIIEARQLAGLNMDPVVCVQIGDQRKYTSVKESTNCPYYNEYFVFDFHMPPVMLFDKIITLSVQQSRNLLRANLTLGIFKLDIATVWAQPDHQFYHKWALLTDPDDVAGGPKGYLKCDISVIGKGDTVKIPPKSEKDEDDIEGNLLLPDGVPIERQRAKFIVKVYRADGLPKMNSSIMANVKKAFTGEIKDLVDPYVQVSFAGLTGKTSVKRHSYAPVWNEQIVFSEMFPPLCQRIKIQLCDNDPVHATVIGTHFVDLKQISNDGEKGFLPTFGPAFIHFYGSIRDYSLIDQHSTLNVGLGEGISYRARLLIAIRTEISDNIEIAQSEVEVEPTVPINELAYARNEEFFLFATIMDATMIDKKLGDKPMYFELSIGNAGNALDGHNESSKMCELGPKSGTSGDQEELQEVLSGSWQSTTPASKPMTHDKIYYFLPYWDDKPCLHVRSIWPDYRRRMYNSNIIGKIADKLEEGLSETQLHVDDCSGEKILKSTLEELSSNCNRYVSISKSSLTGPGVGKTKLDKERTKLCQRELENIGIMSRNLKAVVTKSSFKERLKTAQGYLQKLKFLLEDPQDSLPDVFVWVISSGRRVAYQRIPGRDLIYSIVDEECGKSCGKVQTMFLKLPGKKRFGPSGWAIQTKLQIYMWMGILKHKKYFIQGLPKGYEISHEVKNVDRPRALPPTIIHYVEKHKFELRAHMYQARSLIGSDASGLSDPFARVICGEFCKSTQVIDETLSPTWDELLLFDDILIYGTAEEIKKDPPSIVIEIFDQDKGKSEYIGRAVARPHVKLASESYTPPEFPPSLEWYDVSRGAARAGELLAVFELLEYPSTKDYGFPTLPDPKERLPQTTTSLLDQGPMFPVPVGIRPTLSKYRIEVLFWGLRDLKRIHLMTVDKPRVDVECAGHILYSSVIANAKKNPNFNTPIKFLELELPEQELYRPPLTIRAVDCRSFGRYTLVGTHTINSIHKYMYCPQTKKAKDAEDRKKNLYQLQQYTAGFDTSKTKYHQSSLPESLTDVEFSNGDTTITLGLELAWPTKRDKTEQNIRKKQSLVNDQSTGDFSNFDDEDGCQDWWTKYFASVEAMIEENKELRKEKPMFPAQSNGTVPMYLEENYSQAQMNLSGERSPGVATKKLFGLKSTANAARFVSKISPKQTYQKFPKTALLKIYPNELEAQPQFEQFKEWLHTFELYRGKKTGDEPEDESRIVGSFKGALKVYKWPLPRDLIDHTVMGFDPQYGFFQGVPSNEPIHVLVRVYIVKANDLHPCDLNGKADPYVVLQLGGKRISDKEHYVSKQLNPVFGKCFEVEATFPQDSLLTVQVLDWDLVGADDMIGETKIDLENRFYSRHRATCGLAKKYDESGYNKWRDAMKPTQILSKLCKEGKVDGPVYSHGKVTIGRKTFSLSNEEMEFYVHTKGIEEQLALAVLHQWHNFPRFGCALVPEHVETRPLYNPEKPGIEQGKLEMWVDMFPMDMPSPGASIDISPRKPKSYELRIIIWNTDDVVLEDDAFFTGEKMSDIYVKGWLKGPEDCQSTDIHYRSLTGEGNFNWRFIFPFDYLVAEEKIVINRKESLFSWDETECKIPARLELQVWDADHFSADDFLGAITLDLNRFPRGAKNSKLCTLSMLKTDGTVPTVNIFKQKRIKGWWPFYVKKENEDMELTGKVEAEIHLLTKEEAEKNPAGYGRNEPDPLDKPKRPDASFMWFLNPLKSIKYIVWHNYKWAILKAFVTIGLIALVLLFFYAIPGYSVKKLLGA
- the LOC114881269 gene encoding otoferlin-like isoform X3, yielding MALVVTVKNFQGLKYRGDKVVKVDFRGVSHYSKCLEENGDHIAVEESFIWNLGRPVDEAEVLQLTVVSRGVLRNEKVLAKYGLVLQTVAREGRIVITDSLVDLNNKPLPAVVCFEIRYNPPDGSCSPSEIMEPSEIMEDEQQMLIDIEQNIANLEKCLDQANSGSGSGKRKGSWHSPEKSSRRGFLQRGSSLSAAEKSPERKRSSTLKSMRSFMKLGKQRPPRTRSCDSGSDTRELLDRRDSSCATSNEPSRANSMTSLESNASDYDSQVSANPSEPQEAIARPAKKPKPKTTDTGQTALKAQDYQVCITIIEARQLAGLNMDPVVCVQIGDQRKYTSVKESTNCPYYNEYFVFDFHMPPVMLFDKIITLSVQQSRNLLRANLTLGIFKLDIATVWAQPDHQFYHKWALLTDPDDVAGGPKGYLKCDISVIGKGDTVKIPPKSEKDEDDIEGNLLLPDGVPIERQRAKFIVKVYRADGLPKMNSSIMANVKKAFTGEIKDLVDPYVQVSFAGLTGKTSVKRHSYAPVWNEQIVFSEMFPPLCQRIKIQLCDNDPVHATVIGTHFVDLKQISNDGEKGFLPTFGPAFIHFYGSIRDYSLIDQHSTLNVGLGEGISYRARLLIAIRTEISDNIEIAQSEVEVEPTVPINELAYARNEEFFLFATIMDATMIDKKLGDKPMYFELSIGNAGNALDGHNESSKMCELGPKSGTSGDQEELQEVLSGSWQSTTPASKPMTHDKIYYFLPYWDDKPCLHVRSIWPDYRRRMYNSNIIGKIADKLEEGLSETQLHVDDCSGEKILKSTLEELSSNCNRYVSISKSSLTGPGVGKTKLDKERTKLCQRELENIGIMSRNLKAVVTKSSFKERLKTAQGYLQKLKFLLEDPQDSLPDVFVWVISSGRRVAYQRIPGRDLIYSIVDEECGKSCGKVQTMFLKLPGKKRFGPSGWAIQTKLQIYMWMGILKHKKYFIQGLPKGYEISHEVKNVDRPRALPPTIIHYVEKHKFELRAHMYQARSLIGSDASGLSDPFARVICGEFCKSTQVIDETLSPTWDELLLFDDILIYGTAEEIKKDPPSIVIEIFDQDKVGKSEYIGRAVARPHVKLASESYTPPEFPPSLEWYDVSRGAARAGELLAVFELLEYPSTKDYGFPTLPDPKERLPQTTTSLLDQGPMFPVPVGIRPTLSKYRIEVLFWGLRDLKRIHLMTVDKPRVDVECAGHILYSSVIANAKKNPNFNTPIKFLELELPEQELYRPPLTIRAVDCRSFGRYTLVGTHTINSIHKYMYCPQTKKAKDAEDRKKNLYQLQQYTAGFDTSKTKYHQSSLPESLTDVEFSNGDTTITLGLELAWPTKRDKTEQNIRKKQSLVNDQSTGDFSNFDDEDGCQDWWTKYFASVEAMIEENKELRKEKPMFPAQSNGTVPMYLEENYSQAQMNLSGERSPGVATKKLFGLKSTANAARFVSKISPKQTYQKFPKTALLKIYPNELEAQPQFEQFKEWLHTFELYRGKKTGDEPEDESRIVGSFKGALKVYKWPLPRDLIDHTVMGFDPQYGFFQGVPSNEPIHVLVRVYIVKANDLHPCDLNGKADPYVVLQLGGKRISDKEHYVSKQLNPVFGKCFEVEATFPQDSLLTVQVLDWDLVGADDMIGETKIDLENRFYSRHRATCGLAKKYDESGYNKWRDAMKPTQILSKLCKEGKVDGPVYSHGKVTIGRKTFSLSNEEMEFYVHTKGIEEQLALAVLHQWHNFPRFGCALVPEHVETRPLYNPEKPGIEQGKLEMWVDMFPMDMPSPGASIDISPRKPKSYELRIIIWNTDDVVLEDDAFFTGEKMSDIYVKGWLKGPEDCQSTDIHYRSLTGEGNFNWRFIFPFDYLVAEEKIVINRKESLFSWDETECKIPARLELQVWDADHFSADDFLGAITLDLNRFPRGAKNSKLCTLSMLKTDGTVPTVNIFKQKRIKGWWPFYVKKENEDMELTGKVEAEIHLLTKEEAEKNPAGYGRNEPDPLDKPKRPDASFMWFLNPLKSIKYIVWHNYKWAILKAFVTIGLIALVLLFFYAIPGYSVKKLLGA